The sequence below is a genomic window from Buteo buteo chromosome 26, bButBut1.hap1.1, whole genome shotgun sequence.
CCACATTACCTTGTACAGATTTGAAGCCCACTCCTCCCCTCTCTTATAAACTAAAACTCAACTCCACCAACTTCAAGtcaccttttttccttctgggccCTCCAACTCCCTTGATGCTTTAAGAACTGGGGTGCCAGGAAGGATTGGCTGAGTAGAAGGAATACAGACAATCCTGCTCGttgatccccagtgctgcagtaAGGCccttcccagcactgctgctgcctgctcaaTCGTTCCTTATTCTGCATCGGAGCATCTGACGACTCCTACCTACACACAGGTGCTTGGGgcttttttctgcctgtttcttcAACTTATGAAGATTGCTTTGAGCACTGTTCTTGTCCTCCTCTGTTCCCATGGCAATGCCCCACAAGGAGGTGTTTACAAACCTTGTGATCTCTCCCAGAATCCAAGTTATTAACAGAGGCTGAGCAGGACTGAGCTAGCAGTACAGCCATCCTGTCTGAGGGGGACGTGCCTTCATGTCTGAGTACAAGTATCTTGCTCCCAGCCAACCGTATTTCCTTCTCGCCCAAGCTTCTCTATCCTGTTTACAAGCTTGTCATGTGAGTCTGCATCAAACTCCTTGCTACACTCCTGATACATGACACATGAATTGCTTGTCTCTTACATGCCAGGCCTGTCAGAGGCTcacaagaatattttattgctcTGGTTTCAGAGACCAGgatctttttaaaacagaagcctAAAAATCAAACACTACCTGAACAGTATGGACGAGGTAGTATCGGAATAAGCTGGTTTTCAGCTTGTTCACTGTTGGCCGGTACACATCTTCCAAACGGCTGAAAAGGCGTCGGTCGAGATAACTCCAGTAATCCCGAAGCGCTGCCAGATCATAGCTCTGAAcaaactgctgcagctggtCCAGTATCTTATCTACCTAAAGAGGGCAAAACGGGGAAGACTGCAGTCACATGAGGGCTCTTCCAGCACAAGAGACTTTCTGTAACTTAATGCTGAAAAGCTTTAACTGCACAAATAATATTACAATCCAGCACTTATGCATTAGCTATTTTCTTAATCCTGGAAACACTCTGCATTTTGTTATTAGCATTCTTCCACTCTGCAGCAcccttcaaataaaaaaaacaaagaaacatgaaagaacATAGCCAAACAGATTTTGACAAAAAGATTACATTTTATTAAGCAcagttggtggggttttttgcaagtAAGCAAAACTTTCACCTTCTTTTAAAGGCCAGTTGATAATGAAGAAACAGGAATAATGTGATTAAATGTTGAAAACTCAAGTGCAGCACCCGGAAAATAGTATTATTTTTagactaaaaggaaaaaaacttgtaTTTAACCAATAGAAAGAGGAAGACAGATCCAATGTACTGCAATCTTTGAAGTACCTTTATCTTTAATAATATCATCTACTAACAAGGCAGGCATAAAAGTTtgcaacagaaattttttttgtcattatgTCTCTTTGAAAATCATTTCTGCAATATGAATAAGGCAGAATGGTGATGTgggaatatatttttcatcCAGTGATTTCTGATGGCCGAGACAggcaccaggaaaaaaagaagaaaaaaatctgcaccCTATACAAAATCCAACTATCAAAGTTGTTTAATATGTGGTTTGCTCCCCTGTCATCAGTTAATGTCTTAGGACATCATCCAGCCTCTACCTCTGTGAACGTCTTAGGACATCATCCAGCCTCTACCTCTGCGGCTTCCTACAGATAAAGGAAACTAAAGTCTGTGACCCCAGCAGTCCCTTCTTGGACAATACAATTCCAATTAAATCAAGCATTTGCTGACCTCTAAGCATCAGCAAAGAGCTGgtgattgaaaaataaaagcaacatacTTTTTGAATGATAAAGGCAGTGGTTGTACTGCCAGCTAAAGAAAAATTGCTCAAAACCGTTCAAAACACTACATTCACTGCCCAGAACTGCTGCTAAAGGAACACGGAGCTCGCAGACAGGACTGAAACCGTATTTTCGAGGCTGGCAAACTCTCCGCCGACTTCCACGCATCTCGCAAGCGAGCTGGTGCTGAAGCCATCCCAAGGAGGGAGCGGAGCTGCAAAGCCGCTGGATACAAATGTCACGCCTGAGAGAAGATCCGGGCAAAGAGCCGCCGCTGCCCTCTCCCACCCGCGTCTCCTCCGTTCACCCTCCCCACGGACCGAAGAATCCTCTGGTGATTTCCAGCTCGGACGTGGGGTCCGCGGACGGGCCGAGCAGACCGCCGCCCGGTGGGCGAGCGAGCGGGCAACTGCGGCCCCCGGCTGGGAAGCCAGGCGAGGGGATGGAGGCCTTGTCCGTCCCCGTGTCccgtccccgccccccccgtCTTCTTTCCCCGTTCCCCGCCGGGAGGCTGCGCGGGCAGAAcgccggccgggccgggcggcggccccCGCCACCGCCACGCAGGGGGGGGTCccgccggcggcgcggcgcggccgggccccgccgcccaaCCCGGCTCACCGCCGCCCAACCCGGCTCACCGCCGCCCAACCCGGCTCACCGCCGCCCAACCCGGCTCACCGCCGCCCAACCCGGCTCACCGCCGCCCAACCCGGCTCACCGCCGCCCCCCGGTCCCGCTTCCCCTCACCGCAGTCCCCGCAGCTGAGGCGCGGAGGGCGGCCCGCGGCCTGCCCGGGGACCTGCGTCCTGCCCGCGGGGGTACCCGCGCCCCGCCGGGAAAAGGCCCCCCCACACACTTCTGACAGGCGTCCGCCGCTCACCCGGAAACCCTTCTCCCGGTCCGCCTTGATCTCCGCGTCCAGCTGCTTCAGGGCGGCGGTGAAGCCGCGGAAGAGCAGATACTCCCGCACCAGCTCGTCCgtccgctccgccgccgccgccatggggGAGCCGCCGGCTCCGCCCGCCCACGGGCGGGGAAGCCCGGCCCCGAACGGAACGGCCCGGCCCAGCGCCGGGAAGACTACAGCTCCCGGCGTGCCTTGCCGCGCCCGCCCAGCGCAAGGCACGCCGGGGCTTGTAGTCCCCGCCGTTGCCCATGCGCACGGCCCGCCCGCCTTTTCCCGCCTCTTCCTTGCGctcaccccccccacacacacacgcacgctaGGCCTACAGCCCGCGTTTTTCCCGCTTCCTTATTggccgccgccgggcgccgGCTGCGTGCCGATTGGCCCTCCGCCACGTGCGGCTCGTGTTGCTAGGCGCGGGCGGGCAGAGGCGCGGAGGCGGCCATGGGAaggggggcgggccgggccgggccgggcgtgGCGTGGCGTGGCGTGGCGTGGCGGGACTCGGCAGGTCGGTCGGTCGATCCTCCGGAGGCGTCTGGCGTGGGGCCCTCACGGGTTTCCCCGGGAAGAAACAGCAGGGGCAGGCGTTCTTACCTCTAGGCCGTACTTGCGGTCGGTAACAGGGTAGGGGGCATCGGTCCGGTTGCCAGGAAAGGGCTTCCGAGGCGGGCGCCTTGGGGCTCTTGTCAGGCCGGAGGGGTGGCTGCAGCTGGCCCGGCTGGGCGTGGATCTGGCCCTGTCACGCATGTAGATGTCTGGTTATCGTTGCCTGCCCTGATGTCACAGTTaattggggggggaaaaaaggcgatGCTGTGAAGAAGTCTGTCTTTCAGTACCGTCGGTGGGAGCGGAGGAGTCTCAGCGCTTTGTGAAGCCGAGCCCTGTATATCCCATGGAAATGGAGCATCAAAGCATTGCAGGGAAGGGTGCAGGAGGTGGGAGGTTTGTCTCGGCTGTGTTTCGTGCCACTCAGTTTATCAGCGGTAGGTGAGGTTTTAGTCAGTACTTACAAATAGCATCCTCCAGGCAAAGAGAAGATTTCAAACCCCATTATTTCCTACGGAAGAATGAGCTGGAGTGCTCTTGTTAGTCACCctgagctttcctttttttgtctgtcctCTATGCAGGctgtaagatttctttttcttcacttacaTATTTGTTCAGTAGAAGTAAATGTTGCATTGCAGCTTTTGATGGACACAGCTGGAGACTGTAGGAAGACACATGCCAGAGTGAATCCCAGTCCCCTGACACACCTGCAGGAGGTGGAACCCCATGTGGCAAAGCGGCGCTTGGCCCAGGCACGCCGCCGGGCTACGCTAGCAAGACTCTTCAGCGGATTGCGGGAAGCTGTTTTATCCCAGCCAGACAACTCAGCCTTAAAGGTGCGGAGCAGTCACCATTTCTCTATGCATAGCTACTATACAAGGGtatgtttaaatttaaacaggTTTATTAGGATGACCACTGTATCTTCACGGGTGCCAGTGTGTGTGTAATTTCACTGTATGCAGCTTTCCTGGATCTCTTTTACTTTAAAGCTGCCAGCTCAGCGTAAGCAAATTGTTCACTTTGTAGTCTCTGGGTCATGGGTTTATCATGTGCCTTATCTGCACTTTTATTACAGGGGTTTTGCAGCTTCTTTATAGCTATAGCTTTGTGGCTTCTTTATAGTGTTCTGGAAACAAACCAAGGGATCCCATGATGAAGCAGAATAGTAAATGTAGGAACAGAAGAAGTTGTAGGGGAGGAAGTAATTCATTCAGCCTTATGAAGTGCACTCTGTCTTCAAGACGCTCTGGAAAAgtaagtcaggaaaaaaacactagTACTGCTTATTGGTCTCTACTAAACTAAGAAACTATTTAATTGACCGAAAATGCTACTGAAAAGATGGATATTGCCATGTTCAAGGCAGAGGAATAAACATTAGGAGTCCTTTTATCCTCAACTCTGCCACCAGTTCATTTAGTTAGATTGGGTACTTTCAGTTTTCCAGTGTGTAAAATGGAGAGGGTAATGACTGTTTAGGACAGGAATTGTCCTTGTAAAGGGCTTTGAGGCTCTGAACATGCGAAATACTGCTATCTAGGGCTTGTGCCTGCTGAGCTCTTGCCTCTCATGCAGGTCGAGGTGAGAGTTCAGTTTGCCATGTTCTGAACAAGATGCAAGTTAAGCTGAAGTCACCATGATCTCTGAAGACAAGACTAAACGCATACTTGTTCTGTCTAGTCTAAGGGGACTATCTCCACATACCAATTCTTCAAATAGCTTTTTCATAGTATCATGTGCCCCTTGTGTGACTTTTGGGGGCCAAGGAAGTTCAATATTTTCAAGAGCCTAAATACAGAAATTCACTTCTAATCCTAGTGCTTAGTGCTGGCTAAAATATCCAGTGTGAAAGCTCTGCGGGGTAGACATCCTGTCTAAGGTGATCGTGGATGGTCTCACCAATTACATAagtcttgaaatatttttgagatgTGTATGCTTAAATGCGTTGCCCATATGTTCTCAGTTATGCTTGCTATAAATGATGAAGGAATGATGTGCAGCACTGAAGTTATTCCAGTTAACATCGGTGTAGCCGAGAGTAGAACATGGCAAAGGCTTCTCCTAGCTAAATTCTCATGGGAAATGATTAGTAAAGTCTGATGCCTAAAGTTGGTAGACATCCAAGAAGACTTCACAGCATGGTATTTCTGGACACACTTCAAGAAGAGAACGATCCAAACAAGACCATTTGCTGATGAAAGAAGATCAGAGTTAAGTAGCAAATGTCTATGTGACTGGGTGTTCTGTGTATGTAATGCATAATAAAtacctaaatatttttattctatattTAAGTTTGCTCTGGTATTAgttctttccccttttcataTGGATAAGGGTAGCTGGTGAAACAACACAGTTGTTTTCACAGAGACATCAAGATAACTGAAGGTCAAAATGAAGGAAGAGTGAAGAAAACAACCAAGGCATGTTAAAACATGAATCTAGTCAGAGCAGAGAGCAATCACTTCTGATTTCTTCTTATGTTTAGTATCAGGTTTTGCGTAAGGCTAAGAAATCTATCCAGAAGCTGGAGCAAACCTTGGgttcttttctgaagatgaaaGGTAACTGTATGCAAATATTTGCCTTAGACAGAGTGCCTGgacttgttttttatttatttcttaaatagaGACAGATAGGTACACAGCTGAGCCCATTAAAGCATTAGAGCTAACTGTGGCTTTAGTTGTAGCAATAAACAAGGGATAGTGAAAAGTCTGTCGACCCACTAAGCGCTGCACCTCAGAAATCCCCCTCTGACTCTCAGCCATTCctaccccctccccagcctaggtgaaggaaggaaacaagTAACTCCTGCTATCCCATGGCAGCAGGCAGTTCAGGCAGAGTGCCCTTGTCACCCTGCTGCCGATTCACCCCCAGCAGGTGTGGGGCTGGCATGGGTCCCCAGGCTGCATGCTTGGGCTCCCACTGAGAGGCTGCAGGAGCCTGTGTGCCAGCCGCAGCGATGTGGCGCAGTGCAAGTCACAGCCGTCACGAGCACCCAGCGTTGCGAGTCAAGCACAGCCAGAGCTTAAATTTTGGCAGGCTCTGGTGTGAGGtaaaaaaggacagagaagCTGTTGAGGATTTCCTAGTATAGGAAGGGGGAGCCTCTATTTAAGAATTTACTCTGATAGAAATGGGTAAGAGCGATGCTGCAGCTTGGTGGGTCGTCTTCACGCGCTCGTCTGTTACCACCTGTGACACCATGCGTCACGCTGGTCTAGCACATGCTGTCCGCAGTtgaggcagctcctgctgcggGGCTTCACGCCCTCGCCAGCGTGCCTTCTGTTTACTGATGCTGGCCACTGCCTCCAGGGATGGCAAGTAGGCCAGGGGGCTGATGGGATAGAGACTTTGGGCATACTTCTGTGTCCCTTCAAGTGTCCAAATTAGCGTCAGCTAGAAAAAAACACTGCTATTCATGCAACTTGCACCTCCAATAATTTTTGTCAACTAAAAGTCCCAGTGCTTAAAATAAGCAGTCTCCTCTGAACCCACATCCTTGGATAACCCATAAAAGTCAGTCAGTCATAGGTAGAAGCAATAGTTTGACAGAGCAAAATTGAAGGGGTAACTTCCCCTTGTATTTACTTGCATATATGTACAATTCGTACTGCTTGTGAATCATGGGTTGGTTGTCAGAGGTTTTTACATGCAGTTTCCTCATTATGTGGCAATCACAAAATACTGTGTTGACTAGTGCTTGCCTGGACTTTGATTTGCTGGTTGTTTTCACCATCAGTTCTGTCAGACCAACGTTAGGAAGAAGGCATTGATTCTAAGTTCCTCAATGATCTTAAACTCCCAATAATGCTAGTTACATTGTTGGAGGGGCAGAAGTTTCTCCTTCCACATCATTTTTGCCTGACAAAAAGCTCTGGCTCATGAAGAACTAGTTGTTGAAATTATTCTGTTTGATTGGGGCTGAGAGGGAAGCCGAAAGTGCCACTGATGTGACAGTACCTTTCTACTCACAACAGACTCCTTCAGTCTGGAGGATGGGAACCCGTCCAGCTTGGAGGAAGTCAGGGAGGAATATGTCAAGAGGCACTTCAGCAATCACAGGTAAGGGCTTATACCAATCAAGGAAAGAAGATAATACTTTGCATTTGCTTCCCTCCCAGCATCTCTGAACAACCTCTTTGTCATTGTTACTGAATTTTCAAGCAGAGGCCTTTCACCGTGAGGAAAAGATGAAGAGATTTCACCTGGACCCCTGTAATCCTGTACAGTGCACAAACACTTTAAGTGTATTGTTGGTCTCATTTCCAGTCAGTGcttgtatttcctttcctttctatGTAGCTGATCTCCACCAAGGACTTCTCATTTGCTGGCAAAGcgaaaggaggaggagaaagctgGCTCGGGAAGAATGGCCCTGGACTCGGGAGTGACCATGACAAGGGCCTTATTAATCCAGTTAAGAAGTTGCtcatgtggctttttttcctgtgtgttctTTCCAGCACTGCATCAGCCTTGGAAGCTGTGAGTGAGAGTGACTCTACCGTCTGGCATCTGATTGGAgaatgtgaaaaacaaacactggaagaggatGGGAAGCCAGAATTGATCCAGTCTTCAGAGACTTCATCCCCAGATCTGGTGGAATTTGAACGGTAGGTGCACCCCACATTGCCTTCAGTTTTTTAACTTGTTGGCATTAACACTGTGCATCCAGTCACTGCCATTCatgcagcactgctggagcCTGCATCTGCTTTGCAGAAGCCTTGTGCCAGCAGCTTTGGCCCTGCTGGTGATGAAGCTGAGCACCTCCCAAGTTCCTTACCTGTGACTTGCATGTGAATGGACTCCCAGCGTCAGAGCAGCCCCCAGTTCTCCAGGCCTTGGAAAATTCCtgaggaaagacaaaaaaatttctttcaagtGTGTCAGTCCCTGTGTGGCCATGCCTTACCACTCTCCATAGGGCTTGCAGAGTAAGATGCAACATACCTGCTAACAGTAGTGGTTTAACAGGCAAGCTCAGATGGAATAGGAGGTTATTCATCCAGAATGATTTATGCAGGTGCCTGTCCCTGTGTGTTTGTGGTATCAGTACCACTATCAAGCTGTATGCCTGCAATGGGGCTAGGTTTTAGGAACGTAGGAATTGCTGCACCAGGTTAAATTCTCAAGAGTCTAGCTATGTGTGTTCTGGGGAGGTGCAGGAACCAGATGTAGGCAGATACTTTCCCCCACAGTGATGTTCATCCTGCCTCTAATGGCGTTGTTATGAGGAGCATTGTTATGAACACACTTGCTCCTTCCAGAAGTAGACCCATAGCTCCTGGCAGCTTGGCGTACCTTTTTTGTTGGATCGGAGCAGGGTAAGGCTGGATGGGACCAGGGAAGATCATGTAGTCCTCAGCCTGCGGGCTGCAGAATAATGGTGGTCAGAAAGCACTCCTCAAAATGCAACATGGGAAGGTGGAGGGGAACCTAAACACTTACATGTGTGTTACATTTATAGCTAGGGGGTGTGAGACTGTAACCCCCTTTAGGATCAGCTCCTAAGTGCCTGATTCAGGACCTAAAAAGGCCACTGTTCTCATGTCAGTGGTTCATGTATTTTAGTCTGGGGTTGTAATGGTAAAATTACTGGGTTTTTTCAAGTTATTGATATCTTAAGACTGAGTACATTATTCATCATATTCTTCCCCTTGCTGTCAGATGGCACTAGGAGGTACTTAGAGGTCATGGATGCTTTTCCTAAAGGATAAATTATCATTTCATCATAAAGATTTGAGAAACAGGTGGATGTCTAATCTATCCTGTACCATCAAGCAGAGTCAATTTCACCCTAACCATTCCAGAGTTAAGAATATACAGTGCAGGAGAAtccacagctgcagctggcatCCTCTTCCACAGCATCACCACCATAAACAAAAACTTCCGCAgttccttcttctcttttgctttgaaCTGGTGCTTATTTATAAAATTCCCTTGGATTATTGAGTTTTTCATCAAACTGAGActgcagctgtgccagcagaTGGCACCAGCCTCCCGCTACTGTTCTACTTTTGCTCTTGTGAGAATCAGAGGCGGCTGTGGTAAGGTATCATTTAAAAGACCTTGAAAAGTGCTGAATCAAGATTTTCTGGGGGAAGTAAGCTTTATTCATCAAAGACTGCACAACAGAGCTGTAAACACCTGactttctccttcttcactgacaaGGTAGAGCAGGGCCTGTACTGTGTGGACTCTGGCACTTATCCTGCAGTCTTATGGCAGACGGCAGCTGGTTCGTAGCTAATTCTCAAAAAATGATCTTTTATAACAGGCATAAAACAATAGAGActcttcagcaaaga
It includes:
- the STRA8 gene encoding stimulated by retinoic acid gene 8 protein homolog translates to MSWSALVSHPELSFFCLSSMQAVRFLFLHLHICSVEVNVALQLLMDTAGDCRKTHARVNPSPLTHLQEVEPHVAKRRLAQARRRATLARLFSGLREAVLSQPDNSALKYQVLRKAKKSIQKLEQTLGSFLKMKDSFSLEDGNPSSLEEVREEYVKRHFSNHSTASALEAVSESDSTVWHLIGECEKQTLEEDGKPELIQSSETSSPDLVEFERYLYFYKHTVDLLIEHRIVCTEEVPLPEVSTAISHLWQELSEERRDSILQYCSQRDSLMDPKIACQEPACTEGSVRDSRGNSEEASGSSVSTPEEVMFEDAFDVAAGFLDRSETQGMSSQSSAFASCTSESPGDHHGLYLQITDFLKSLFFANTQFCQEEDLQFDYETVMLRCTETFDDEDF